A portion of the Malania oleifera isolate guangnan ecotype guangnan chromosome 3, ASM2987363v1, whole genome shotgun sequence genome contains these proteins:
- the LOC131151266 gene encoding uncharacterized protein LOC131151266, whose translation MIAPVYTAEVAPASSRGFLTSFPEVFINTGVLLGKKLSPAMVRQGAHSDTCSDESEKMWRWDGCSFLPDPTSRPPSTTTTTSPPVAAEPWPRGEDKHVAGESMRPCKSRHSHSMRFGTTCQSANTVCHLNLVRQSSKIT comes from the exons ATGATAGCTCCCGTTTACACTGCCGAGGTCGCTCCGGCCTCTTCCCGCGGATTCCTCACTTCATTTCCTGAG GTGTTCATCAATACAGGGGTACTATTGG GGAAGAAACTGAGTCCGGCGATGGTGAGACAAGGGGCTCATTCAGATACGTGCAGTGACGAGAGCGAGAAGATGTGGAGATGGGATGGATGTTCTTTTCTGCCTGATCCAACCTCTCGGCCACCATCAACAACGACGACGACTTCGCCACCCGTAGCAGCGGAACCGTGGCCAAGGGGAGAGGACAAACACGTTGCGGGGGAGAGTATGCGTCCATGCAAATCTCGCCATAGCCATTCCATGAGATTTGGTACCACGTGTCAGTCAGCAAATACCGTTTGTCATTTAAATCTTGTTAGACAAAGCAGCAAAATTACGTGA